One region of Salvia miltiorrhiza cultivar Shanhuang (shh) chromosome 3, IMPLAD_Smil_shh, whole genome shotgun sequence genomic DNA includes:
- the LOC131018301 gene encoding uncharacterized protein LOC131018301: MPAYKEQLTGDQENDRALLWKQAQANKKGEFDGELLTKTVLKIDEYLRQKHEGTFCSSGPSDDVLTQALEKPEHSGRVRGVGCYVTPTTYFKKSESGMGNVVQEMKEEFGKQMAEMNAKILELQQQVMMKESEEKGSCSVKNENDVEDEDDIEEVPRDKVVPFVKAPKAKSRRPHVREPMKLTATDIPMSLKMLHKYASVALFDGFTIKGSVDPLVFGHDLEVLIGFDDIHHMCELEALAASCICMYMWYLYKEYENSGILDIIRFVDPYDISHNPSVTQAKKASIVGQRLIGTKTDQLVLLPCNVG; the protein is encoded by the exons ATGCCGGCTTAC AAGGAGCAATTGACAGGTGATCAAGAGAATGATAGAGCACTTTTGTGGAAGCAAGCACAAGCAAATAAGAAAGGGGAGTTCGATGGTGAACTGTTGACAAAAACAGTTCTAAAGATT GATGAGTACCTACGACAAAAGCATGAGGGTACATTTTGTAGTAGTGGACCAAGTGACGATGTCCTCACACAAGCACTCGAGAAGCCCGAACATTCTGGTCGTGTGAGGGGCGTTGGTTGTTATGTTACTCCAACAAcatattttaagaaaagtgaAAGTGGAATGGGGAATGTGGTGCAAGAAATGAAGGAGGAGTTTGGGAAACAAATGGCCGAGATGAATGCGAAAATCCTAGAGCTCCAGCAACAGGTTATGATGAAAGAGAGTGAGGAGAAAGGCAGTTGTTCTGTCAAGAATGAAAATGATgttgaggatgaggatgatatTGAAGAAGTTCCTCGTGACAAAGTCGTGCCATTTGTCAAAGCACCAAAAGCTAAG TCAAGAAGACCTCATGTAAGGGAGCCAATGAAGTTGACGGCGACGGATATACCAATGTCATTAAAGATGTTGCACAAATACGCAAGTGTTGCACTCTTTGATGGATTCACAATTAAAGGAAGCGTGGATCCGCTTGTCTTCGGTCATGATCTAGAAGTTTTAATTGGATTTGATGACATTCATCATATGTGTGAATTGGAGGCTCTCGCAGCATCGTGCATATGTATGTACATGTG GTACTTATACAAGGAATATGAGAATTCAGGAATTCTTGATATAATTCGATTTGTTGATCCATATGATATATCACACAATCCTAGTGTTACTCAAGCTAAAAAAGCGAGTATTGTAGGCCAGAGGTTGATTGGTACCAAAACTGATCAACTTGTTTTATTGCCATGTAACGTTGGGTAA
- the LOC131017499 gene encoding disease resistance protein RPH8A-like, whose translation MAAEAAISSAVELLGNLLIQKVKFLRGVKRNVELLRDELKRMQSFLKDANKKQFEDERVRNWISEMREVAEDAEDTVEMFLLNVENSKSKGLLKRCTRFAKRMYQLNRIGDEIESIRARLDAIDKSRERYGIKSLEEAADSTRRSQVELRRQLAHWEKDEHLVGMEDDVKKLLRESIMDEKKGHSVAVIQGMGGIGKSTLAREIYNHPDVVAGRFECRGWVVVSSEFTPQETIKQLILELPGSDGKKLRELEETTKDETYLIRKLQEMLHQQLQGKNYLIVLDDVWEQQHWQNLKSAFPIEQDKTSRLLITTRNKITAKDDQYVHKMELLTPEQSWELLLKKAFIDGKCAEELRSVGEQILEKCDGLPLAISVVGGLLVETQTKSGWQQVLNQINSYLDKPESNVPRILELSYQNLTPQLKSCFLCLAFFKEDSIIPAKRVIDIWAGMSLIKQEGKATIDEIGRGYLNELINRSMVQNIEQEGKATIDEIGRGFLNELINRSMVQNNAGFINDDRVNHCRLHDLLREVCLSKAGGEMGVKIVKGEDGVSSGSSCRTRHRVVDDKNLEIFSSDQNKHIRSLFILNVSREGIDVRTPSNYWKSFQLLKILDLDGFGFPTLPESLRFLVGLKCLRIRRDQSLFGYFVLTLPSWFDHLKKLEVLDVETEVVLFPDEALKLERLRHFHAYLVDGKPMSIDNWKNIETLKRIRLKDWLEISSTLMASCQVRELGIYINEIKENCNFSAGKASLEKMTNLVELHLTIDHSLSVKKIIPNLDSLTRLILDGGMLTCPAASVFPPNLSHLVLANLDDDPMEELGKLPKLQYLTLSNPIKPYIGCRMKVLHDGFPCLKSLSLRRQGFLTRIDIEAGGMPCLKQLQIIDCPYLKTENLPKHIIISVA comes from the exons ATGGCAGCGGAGGCGGCGATCTCATCTGCGGTGGAACTGCTGGGCAATCTGCTCATCCAGAAGGTGAAATTCCTGCGAGGCGTTAAGAGAAATGTGGAGTTGCTGAGAGACGAGCTGAAGAGGATGCAATCCTTTCTCAAAGACGCCAACAAAAAGCAATTTGAAGACGAGAGGGTGCGTAATTGGATATCGGAGATGCGAGAGGTGGCTGAGGATGCTGAAGATACCGTCGAGATGTTCCTTCTCAACGTCGAGAACTCGAAGAGCAAGGGGCTTCTCAAACGATGCACTAGGTTCGCGAAGCGTATGTACCAGCTCAACAGAATTGGGGATGAGATTGAGTCAATCCGTGCTAGGCTCGACGCCATTGACAAAAGCCGCGAGAGGTACGGGATTAAGAGTCTCGAAGAGGCGGCGGATTCTACGCGGAGGTCTCAAGTTGAACTGCGGCGGCAGCTGGCTCACTGGGAAAAAGACGAACACCTGGTGGGTATGGAAGATGATGTGAAGAAGCTGCTGCGAGAATCGATTATGGATGAGAAGAAAGGGCATTCGGTTGCGGTTATACAAGGCATGGGGGGAATTGGGAAATCGACACTTGCCCGGGAGATATACAACCACCCCGACGTCGTTGCTGGTCGATTCGAGTGCCGTGGCTGGGTTGTAGTTTCAAGTGAATTTACTCCGCAAGAGACGATCAAGCAGCTAATCTTGGAACTGCCCGGCTCAGATGGGAAAAAGCTGCGTGAATTGGAGGAGACGACCAAAGACGAGACATACCTTATACGAAAGCTTCAGGAAATGCTTCACCAGCAGCTGCAGGGCAAAAATTACTTGATAGTTTTGGACGATGTGTGGGAGCAGCAACATTGGCAAAATTTGAAGAGTGCTTTCCCCATTGAACAAG ATAAAACAAGCAGATTATTGATTACAACTCGCAACAAGATTACTGCGAAGGATGATCAATATGTGCATAAGATGGAGCTTCTAACTCCCGAGCAAAGCTGGGAATTGTTGTTGAAGAAGGCATTCATTGATGGCAAATGTGCTGAAGAATTAAGGAGTGTAGGGGAACAAATCTTGGAAAAATGCGATGGTCTACCATTAGCTATCAGCGTGGTAGGAGGCTTACTCGTGGAAACACAAACCAAGAGTGGATGGCAACAAGTTCTCAACCAAATAAACTCTTACTTGGATAAACCCGAAAGCAACGTTCCGAGAATTTTGGAGTTGAGCTATCAGAATCTGACTCCACAATTGAAGTCATGCTTCTTGTGCTTAGCTTTTTTCAAGGAAGACTCCATTATCCCTGCAAAAAGAGTGATAGATATATGGGCTGGAATGAGCTTGATCAAACAGGAAGGGAAAGCGACAATTGATGAGATAGGAAGAGGCTACTTAAATGAGCTGATCAATAGGAGCATGGTTCAGAATATCGAACAGGAAGGGAAAGCGACAATTGATGAGATAGGAAGAGGCTTCTTAAATGAGCTGATCAATCGGAGCATGGTTCAGAATAATGCTGGTTTCATCAACGATGATCGAGTAAATCATTGTCGCCTCCATGATCTTCTTCGCGAGGTATGCTTAAGCAAAGCAGGGGGCGAAATGGGTGTGAAGATTGTGAAGGGGGAGGATGGGGTTTCATCTGGATCGTCGTGCAGAACTCGTCATCGTGTTGTCGATGACAAAAATCTTGAGATTTTCTCATCGGATCAGAATAAGCATATTCGCTCCCTTTTCATCCTTAATGTCAGCCGCGAAGGGATCGATGTGAGGACTCCATCTAATTACTGGAAGAGCTTTCAACTCCTTAAGATACTCGACCTCGATGGCTTTGGGTTCCCAACATTGCCCGAATCTCTTCGCTTCTTGGTCGGATTGAAGTGCTTGAGAATACGTAGAGATCAGAGTTTGTTTGGTTATTTCGTACTCACACTCCCGAGCTGGTTCGATCACCTTAAAAAGCTCGAGGTTCTTGACGTGGAGACGGAGGTTGTGCTGTTCCCAGATGAGGCCCTGAAACTGGAAAGACTGCGTCACTTTCACGCCTATCTTGTCGATGGCAAACCGATGAGCATAGACAATTGGAAAAATATCGAGACTTTGAAACGAATCAGGCTTAAGGATTGGCTGGAAATCAGTTCAACACTAATGGCTAGTTGTCAAGTTCGTGAATTGGGCATATATATAAACGAAATCAAAGAAAATTGCAATTTCAGCGCGGGGAAAGCGTCGCTAGAGAAGATGACGAATCTTGTGGAACTACACCTAACAATCGATCATTCGTTatcagtaaaaaaaattattcccaaTCTCGACAGTCTCACTAGACTAATATTGGATGGTGGGATGCTCACATGTCCAGCTGCGAGTGTGTTCCCTCCAAATCTTTCTCACCTTGTGTTGGCCAACCTAGATGATGATCCGATGGAAGAGTTGGGGAAGCTGCCTAAGCTACAGTACCTCACGTTGTCGAATCCGATAAAACCTTACATTGGTTGCAGGATGAAAGTATTGCATGATGGGTTCCCTTGCCTCAAATCCCTCTCCCTCCGAAGGCAGGGTTTTCTGACACGGATCGATATCGAAGCAGGTGGAATGCCGTGTCTCAAACAACTCCAAATCATAGATTGCCCATATTTGAAGACTGAGAATCTGCCCAAACACATCATCATATCAGTTGCATAA
- the LOC131017615 gene encoding uncharacterized protein LOC131017615 — MMVYPHKETVYVLDPLTDSYHVEEWKSIMTTAIKMFNMSIGVRGRQNLLWEVIDSPQQPDGKQCGFYVMRYMRDVIDNIISDHSLPITTLFAGGCYSKKEIDEVRIEWAEFVCKITDE, encoded by the exons ATGATGGTTTATCCCCATAAGGAGACGGTATATGTGTTGGATCCATTGACTGACAGTTATCATGTTGAGGAGTGGAAGAGCATTATGACGAC AGCCATAAAAATGTTCAACATGAGCATAGGAGTAAGGGGGAGACAGAATCTTTTGTGGGAAGTGATCGAT AGTCCACAACAACCTGATGGGAAACAGTGTGGATTCTATGTTATGCGATACATGCGAGATGTTATTGATAATATTATATCTGATCACTCTCTCCCAATAACTACACTG TTTGCAGGAGGATGCTACTCCAAAAAGGAAATTGATGAAGTAAGGATAGAGTGGGCAGAATTTGTATGTAAAATCAcagatgagtga